A DNA window from Bdellovibrio sp. BCCA contains the following coding sequences:
- a CDS encoding class I SAM-dependent methyltransferase: MDMIKNRLEKNFKKLKSWSERHQIEAFRLYDRDIPEYPFIVDVYKDHYVVYDKSDFIKDKDKNHLPHVTEALKALFKTSEDCIVIKKRERQEGLKQYEKLDSKEQTFSVRESQALLKVNLYDYLDTGLFLDHRPMRQKVFKTAKDKKFLNLFCYTGSVSVFAALAGARTTSVDMSQTYLRWAQDNFELNNIDLGDHSFINANVLEWLRAHRDHAAFDMIFLDPPTFSNSKKMEDSFEVERDQDFLVNACMSMLKPDGVLYFSNNKRKFKLSENILAKYTVKDLTDESIPQDFHDKKIHCCFEIKNK, from the coding sequence ATGGACATGATCAAGAATCGCCTGGAAAAGAATTTTAAAAAACTTAAGAGCTGGTCTGAGCGTCATCAGATTGAGGCCTTTCGTCTTTATGACCGTGACATTCCCGAATATCCGTTCATCGTCGATGTTTATAAAGATCACTACGTCGTTTACGACAAAAGTGATTTCATCAAAGATAAAGATAAAAATCACCTTCCTCATGTCACTGAAGCCCTCAAAGCTCTTTTCAAAACTTCGGAAGATTGTATTGTGATTAAAAAGCGTGAGCGCCAAGAAGGTCTTAAACAATACGAAAAACTGGATTCCAAGGAGCAAACTTTTTCCGTGCGGGAATCACAAGCTCTTCTAAAAGTTAACCTCTATGATTATCTTGATACGGGATTATTCTTAGATCACCGTCCGATGCGCCAAAAGGTTTTCAAAACAGCGAAAGACAAAAAGTTCTTAAATCTTTTTTGCTACACAGGATCTGTCAGTGTATTTGCTGCCTTAGCGGGGGCTCGCACGACAAGTGTCGATATGTCTCAGACCTATTTACGGTGGGCCCAAGACAACTTCGAACTGAATAACATTGATTTGGGTGATCACAGCTTTATCAACGCCAACGTCCTGGAGTGGTTGCGCGCCCATCGCGATCACGCTGCTTTTGATATGATCTTTTTAGATCCTCCCACTTTTTCTAACTCTAAAAAAATGGAAGACAGTTTTGAGGTCGAGCGTGATCAGGATTTTCTCGTCAATGCCTGTATGAGTATGCTAAAGCCCGACGGAGTTTTGTATTTTTCAAACAATAAACGAAAATTCAAATTGTCTGAGAACATACTTGCCAAATACACCGTCAAAGATCTGACGGACGAAAGCATTCCACAAGATTTTCACGACAAAAAAATACACTGCTGTTTTGAAATTAAAAATAAATAA
- the speE gene encoding polyamine aminopropyltransferase, whose protein sequence is MKALGRHILVEFSGCNAEVLNDVSIIERSMIEAAQIAGATVINSTFHHFSPWGVSGVVVIQESHLAIHTWPEYRYAAVDLFTCGDSVDPWVSFEHLKKAFQANYSALEMNRGSLHVIQKTDFQPKVMREKPSFDLTKGVQIERNVWFTDKDENQALSLRYTGDVLFDETNPFQRVRVLDSYSHGKFLAINNMVMCTERDEFHYHEMITHPVMQTHGNAKNVLVIGGGDGGTIRELFKYDQIEKVTMVEIDEAVIRASKQHLPQIASEFGNPKLNLIIGDGIQFVKDAAPGSYDVIIVDGSDPVGPAQGLFTTEFYTNCKNALKEGGLIVTQGESPMFHEGTFVELNQCLKGIFGKGSVHTMLFHATTYPSGMWSLQVGVKGQFHPAKDFNKDKARQFSTAKGLKYYNEDLHTAAFSLPTFVRTMLGENA, encoded by the coding sequence TTGAAAGCTCTAGGTCGCCATATTTTAGTTGAGTTCAGTGGTTGCAACGCTGAGGTTTTGAATGACGTTTCAATCATCGAAAGAAGTATGATTGAAGCCGCACAAATCGCAGGCGCTACTGTTATTAATTCGACTTTCCATCACTTTTCTCCTTGGGGCGTAAGTGGTGTTGTGGTGATTCAAGAAAGCCATTTAGCAATTCACACTTGGCCTGAATACCGTTACGCCGCTGTCGATCTTTTCACTTGCGGCGATTCGGTTGATCCCTGGGTTTCTTTCGAACACCTGAAAAAAGCTTTCCAAGCAAACTACTCTGCACTTGAAATGAACCGTGGATCTCTTCACGTTATTCAAAAAACAGATTTCCAACCCAAAGTGATGCGCGAAAAACCTTCTTTCGATTTGACGAAAGGTGTGCAAATCGAGCGCAACGTATGGTTCACCGATAAAGATGAAAACCAAGCTTTGTCTTTGCGCTACACAGGCGATGTTCTTTTCGACGAAACAAATCCGTTCCAACGCGTTCGTGTTTTGGATTCTTACTCTCACGGAAAATTCTTGGCGATCAACAACATGGTGATGTGCACAGAGCGCGATGAATTCCACTATCACGAAATGATCACTCACCCGGTGATGCAAACTCACGGCAACGCAAAGAACGTTCTTGTGATCGGCGGCGGTGACGGCGGAACAATCCGAGAGCTTTTCAAGTACGACCAGATTGAAAAAGTGACGATGGTTGAAATTGATGAAGCGGTGATTCGTGCTTCTAAGCAACATCTTCCGCAAATCGCTTCTGAGTTCGGCAACCCGAAATTGAATCTCATCATCGGTGACGGTATTCAATTCGTAAAAGACGCGGCTCCAGGATCTTACGATGTGATCATCGTGGATGGTTCAGATCCTGTCGGTCCTGCGCAAGGTCTTTTCACGACAGAGTTCTACACGAACTGCAAAAACGCACTCAAAGAGGGCGGCTTGATCGTGACTCAAGGTGAATCTCCAATGTTCCATGAAGGCACTTTCGTTGAATTAAACCAATGCCTTAAAGGAATTTTCGGTAAAGGAAGCGTCCACACTATGCTTTTCCATGCAACGACATACCCATCTGGAATGTGGAGCTTGCAAGTCGGCGTGAAGGGACAATTCCATCCAGCAAAAGACTTCAATAAAGACAAAGCGCGCCAATTCTCTACAGCCAAAGGTCTTAAGTACTACAACGAAGATTTGCACACGGCGGCTTTTTCTTTGCCTACCTTCGTCAGAACAATGCTCGGCGAAAACGCTTAA
- a CDS encoding superoxide dismutase: MFKLPTLPYAKTGLAPLFNEEQMTYHYDKHHKAYIDNLNKFAETDASLKGKSLEEITLTSSGGVFNNAAQAWNHTFFWFGMSPAGQGGKPSADLETAIKRDFGSMDELKAKFVDGGVKTFGSGWIWLCTDASGKLSLVSTSNAAVPFTNNGPAPLLVADVWEHAYYVDYRNLRQKYLETFWSQVNWNFVSENYAAKKVRDLTKSMT; the protein is encoded by the coding sequence ATGTTCAAACTACCTACTCTACCATACGCAAAAACCGGTCTTGCTCCTTTGTTCAATGAAGAACAAATGACTTACCACTACGACAAACACCACAAAGCTTACATCGACAACTTGAATAAGTTTGCTGAAACAGATGCTTCTCTTAAAGGAAAATCCCTTGAAGAGATCACTCTGACTTCTTCTGGCGGCGTGTTCAACAACGCGGCTCAAGCTTGGAATCACACTTTCTTCTGGTTCGGAATGTCTCCGGCTGGTCAAGGTGGCAAACCTTCTGCAGATCTTGAAACTGCGATCAAACGCGATTTCGGTTCTATGGATGAGCTTAAAGCAAAATTCGTCGACGGCGGTGTTAAAACTTTCGGTTCAGGCTGGATCTGGCTTTGCACAGATGCCTCTGGCAAATTGAGCCTGGTTTCTACTTCCAACGCAGCAGTTCCATTCACAAACAACGGCCCGGCTCCATTGCTAGTGGCTGACGTTTGGGAACATGCTTACTACGTTGATTACAGAAACCTTCGTCAAAAATATCTTGAGACTTTCTGGTCGCAAGTAAACTGGAACTTCGTTTCAGAAAACTACGCAGCTAAAAAAGTTCGCGATTTGACGAAATCAATGACTTAG
- a CDS encoding flavodoxin family protein, with the protein MKKILILNGSPSGNKGNCALWIKAIEPFFKGQGSVDVVHLAKTSYGPALRKKIENSSGVIFVTGTYWDSWGSPLQKLLEDMTDLEASVALMGKPCAVFVLMHSVGGKSVLSRLQGVLSTMGFLIPPMSGMVYSLVSDIALKSKSTHAKDFWQKEDVELILENFLKACDLKINWSTWPVDKKDPKRQWLK; encoded by the coding sequence ATGAAAAAAATCTTAATTCTCAACGGCAGTCCCTCTGGAAATAAAGGGAACTGCGCTCTGTGGATCAAAGCCATTGAACCCTTCTTTAAAGGACAGGGTTCCGTAGACGTTGTTCACTTAGCGAAAACCTCCTATGGACCGGCGCTTAGAAAAAAGATTGAGAATTCCTCGGGTGTGATTTTTGTCACAGGGACTTATTGGGATTCGTGGGGAAGTCCTCTGCAGAAGCTTTTAGAAGACATGACGGACCTGGAAGCGTCAGTGGCACTCATGGGAAAACCCTGCGCGGTGTTCGTACTGATGCACTCCGTGGGAGGAAAATCCGTGTTGTCCCGTCTTCAAGGAGTTCTCTCGACAATGGGATTCTTAATTCCTCCAATGAGTGGAATGGTTTATTCGCTGGTTTCAGATATCGCTTTAAAATCAAAAAGCACACACGCCAAAGATTTCTGGCAAAAAGAAGACGTCGAACTGATTTTAGAAAACTTCCTGAAAGCCTGTGATTTAAAAATCAATTGGAGCACCTGGCCCGTCGACAAAAAAGATCCTAAGAGACAGTGGCTTAAATAA
- a CDS encoding BON domain-containing protein encodes MNTLLKKIRDRIKWDKRVSMADLDIVVRGSVVIVSGFVDTSYKKNAALEAISDTEGVWAVEDRIIVPADYYRTDEEITNILESQMAEMIKIGGEHIEVEVIDGIVKLDGEVYRPRLKAMAVASAWELSGVRDVLNFIEIKDPPRRVPVTVTDETLVKEVA; translated from the coding sequence ATGAATACTCTTCTTAAAAAAATTCGTGACAGAATAAAATGGGATAAAAGAGTAAGCATGGCTGACCTTGATATCGTCGTCCGTGGAAGTGTAGTCATTGTCAGTGGCTTTGTTGACACTTCCTACAAAAAGAATGCAGCGCTGGAAGCGATCTCTGACACAGAAGGCGTATGGGCCGTGGAAGATCGAATCATAGTTCCAGCAGATTATTATAGAACGGACGAGGAAATTACCAACATCCTTGAGTCACAAATGGCGGAAATGATCAAAATCGGCGGAGAGCATATCGAAGTCGAAGTGATCGACGGCATCGTCAAACTTGATGGTGAAGTTTACCGTCCAAGACTTAAAGCGATGGCGGTCGCATCGGCATGGGAGCTCTCCGGGGTGCGGGATGTCTTAAATTTCATTGAGATTAAAGACCCTCCCCGAAGAGTCCCTGTTACTGTAACCGATGAAACCCTAGTCAAGGAGGTGGCTTGA
- a CDS encoding HPF/RaiA family ribosome-associated protein — protein sequence MQTDIYYRDITKTENLEAYLLEKVEGAIEDFFKYDSGAHLTVRVESDRHRTSTRKPSYICEVILKPSRMRTVIKVRKTDENFKACVAKTVSALKVILSKRSSKKAQHHRRDPMLNFEPLPESQGVA from the coding sequence ATGCAAACAGACATCTACTACAGAGACATCACTAAAACTGAGAACCTTGAAGCTTATTTATTAGAAAAAGTGGAAGGGGCCATTGAAGACTTCTTCAAATATGATAGTGGTGCTCACCTCACAGTGCGAGTCGAATCGGATCGTCACCGAACGTCCACTCGCAAACCTAGTTACATCTGTGAGGTCATCTTAAAACCATCGCGTATGCGCACAGTGATTAAAGTGCGTAAAACCGATGAGAATTTTAAGGCGTGTGTAGCTAAAACGGTTTCTGCATTGAAAGTTATTCTTAGCAAAAGATCCTCTAAAAAAGCTCAACATCACAGACGAGACCCGATGTTGAACTTTGAACCACTTCCTGAATCTCAGGGAGTGGCTTAA
- a CDS encoding LysR family transcriptional regulator codes for MFNYNHLYYFYVTAKLGGVSNAAKYLHISQPSLSSQLKVFESSIDQKLFEKKGRRLQLTPEGERAFAYCKKIFDVAAEFAESLRSPSEKQSQRIRIGVTDQVERPFIADLLSPLIKERKRGVEKTFFVSSAPSEDLINQLRSQSIDLVLTNKPIYSEDVKEFASASMPVNLLVSTQNLKELKIRISKGTSALEFLNAVPWGLIIPSYKMKLRHETDLFFQEIKARKKVVFESDVMSVVGRAIIDGAGVGFLPVPYVYDEVKSGVLTTIGPKSGYWKHTVYLLGRKDANYDEVVEDVKNSVKRLEKMV; via the coding sequence ATGTTTAACTACAACCACTTATATTACTTTTATGTAACGGCAAAGCTAGGTGGCGTTAGTAACGCCGCAAAATATCTGCATATCAGCCAACCTTCATTAAGTTCACAATTAAAAGTTTTCGAATCTTCCATAGATCAAAAATTATTCGAGAAAAAAGGTCGACGCTTGCAACTCACTCCTGAGGGAGAACGCGCTTTTGCCTACTGTAAAAAAATTTTCGACGTCGCTGCCGAGTTCGCAGAAAGCTTACGCTCTCCATCCGAAAAACAAAGCCAAAGAATTCGTATCGGTGTTACAGATCAAGTGGAGCGTCCTTTTATTGCCGATCTTTTAAGTCCACTCATTAAAGAACGTAAACGCGGTGTTGAAAAAACTTTTTTCGTAAGTTCTGCCCCTTCCGAGGATTTGATCAATCAATTGCGCAGTCAATCCATCGACTTGGTGTTAACAAATAAACCGATTTACTCTGAAGATGTGAAAGAGTTTGCTTCCGCGAGTATGCCGGTGAATTTGCTTGTCTCAACACAAAATCTAAAAGAGTTGAAGATTCGCATTTCTAAGGGCACATCCGCTTTGGAATTTTTAAATGCAGTTCCGTGGGGACTCATCATCCCGTCTTACAAAATGAAATTGCGCCATGAAACAGATTTATTCTTTCAAGAAATCAAAGCGCGTAAAAAAGTCGTTTTTGAAAGTGATGTGATGTCTGTGGTGGGCCGTGCGATTATTGATGGCGCCGGTGTCGGCTTTCTTCCCGTTCCCTATGTTTACGACGAAGTAAAATCCGGAGTTTTAACAACCATTGGCCCTAAGAGTGGTTACTGGAAACACACGGTGTATTTGCTGGGAAGAAAAGATGCGAATTATGACGAGGTCGTCGAAGACGTTAAGAATAGCGTGAAGCGTTTGGAGAAAATGGTTTGA
- a CDS encoding M20/M25/M40 family metallo-hydrolase, with amino-acid sequence MKMAALALLFVASNAMAHVPSLESFQTKPILADLKDLRALNIPVLAKDESVEVGYAIVTPLMQQRIQERAHSVGKCGGFEDLSTDVMLQSNGFDKMLSEMAKIKEKNDLYERAPFKILSLEKNTGIESALAEVSENNLRSYVQWLSAFPNRYNRDSQPNKHIVEMKQRLEAMLSNATIPYEISEITHSSTQQNSLRVRLVGSARPNEIIVLGGHLDSINQSWGGGKAAPGADDNASGSANLIEALRILMNKTQPERTVEFFWYAGEESGLLGSAEIAKQYKAEKKDVVAVLQLDMTLFPGSGELVIGSMTDFTSAWLRDYLKAMNDTYLHARIVDDKCGYGCSDHASWNRQGYAALMPFEATFRASNQKIHTANDIISPDSNFKHSAVYTKIALVMAMDLANSQARQPY; translated from the coding sequence ATGAAAATGGCCGCTCTGGCACTTTTATTCGTTGCATCGAATGCAATGGCCCACGTTCCTTCACTTGAAAGTTTCCAAACCAAACCCATTCTTGCAGATCTGAAGGACCTTCGCGCCTTAAATATTCCTGTTCTCGCAAAAGACGAGAGCGTGGAAGTAGGATACGCGATTGTCACTCCGCTGATGCAGCAAAGAATTCAAGAGCGTGCGCACAGTGTTGGCAAGTGCGGTGGTTTTGAAGACCTCAGCACAGATGTGATGTTGCAGTCCAACGGCTTTGATAAAATGCTCAGCGAGATGGCAAAGATCAAAGAGAAAAATGATCTTTACGAAAGAGCGCCATTTAAAATTCTTTCTTTAGAAAAAAATACGGGCATTGAATCTGCCTTAGCGGAAGTTAGCGAAAACAATCTGCGCAGCTATGTTCAATGGTTGTCTGCATTCCCCAACAGATACAATCGCGATTCACAACCTAACAAACACATTGTGGAAATGAAGCAGCGTTTGGAAGCCATGCTTTCCAATGCAACGATTCCTTACGAAATTTCTGAAATCACACATTCTTCAACGCAGCAAAATTCTTTACGTGTGCGTTTGGTGGGAAGTGCAAGACCTAATGAAATCATCGTTTTGGGCGGTCACCTAGATTCCATCAATCAATCTTGGGGCGGGGGAAAAGCAGCTCCCGGTGCTGATGACAATGCTTCTGGTTCAGCGAACTTGATCGAAGCATTGCGTATCTTGATGAACAAAACTCAACCAGAGCGCACTGTGGAATTCTTCTGGTATGCAGGCGAAGAGTCGGGCCTTTTGGGCTCTGCTGAAATTGCAAAGCAATATAAGGCAGAAAAGAAAGACGTCGTTGCAGTTCTTCAATTGGATATGACATTGTTCCCAGGTTCTGGTGAACTTGTGATTGGCAGCATGACAGATTTCACAAGCGCTTGGCTTCGTGATTATTTAAAAGCGATGAATGACACTTATTTGCATGCACGTATTGTTGACGATAAGTGTGGATACGGTTGCAGTGATCACGCTTCGTGGAACCGCCAAGGCTATGCAGCGTTGATGCCGTTTGAAGCGACTTTCCGTGCAAGCAATCAGAAGATTCATACAGCAAACGATATTATCAGCCCTGATTCCAACTTTAAGCATTCAGCGGTTTACACAAAAATCGCTCTTGTAATGGCAATGGATTTGGCAAACAGCCAAGCGCGCCAACCATACTAA
- a CDS encoding B12-binding domain-containing radical SAM protein encodes MNKDILLVTLNSSYPHSSFGLRYLMANLEELQDRAEIMEFTIQRDPRDVAEVLLRQKPKIIGLGVYIWNAQESLELVSLLKRISPETVVVLGGPEVSHESETNPICQIADFTIKGEADFLFYEFCKNYLDNGVLPSTKIVAGILPDIKKIKTPYGLYTDEDIQNRVIYVEVSRGCPYRCEYCLSSLDKAVRNFELTEFLQEMQKLLDRGARQFKFIDRTFNLSPTTCTTILQFFLDRIHLGLFLHFEMVPDRLPVEIRDLIKQFPPGALQFEIGIQTWNPEVAHLVSRRNDYEKVKDNFRFLASETGVHTHADLIAGLPGEDLVSFGKGFDTLAELQPHEIQVGILKRLKGAPIARHDKEWEMVYSSHPPFQILRNKNMDFETLQKMNRFSKYWDLYANSGVFKKFVNILRERSQTREDKSFFWEFFDFNEFLTTRYAQSFGISQLSLFETAYTYLKDQLGWPQEDAKTLILEDYYATGKTDLPKFLKDYSQVKKHSLGDSSDKTNIPKRQQRHLAGKTETVS; translated from the coding sequence ATGAATAAAGACATTCTACTCGTGACCCTGAACTCTTCGTATCCGCACAGCTCATTTGGGCTTCGTTATCTCATGGCGAACCTTGAAGAACTCCAAGACCGTGCCGAGATTATGGAGTTCACCATTCAACGCGATCCTCGCGATGTCGCAGAGGTTTTATTGCGTCAAAAACCAAAGATTATTGGCCTTGGCGTTTACATTTGGAATGCGCAGGAGTCTTTGGAACTTGTGTCGTTATTAAAAAGAATCAGCCCCGAAACAGTTGTGGTTTTGGGAGGTCCTGAGGTCAGTCACGAATCAGAAACCAACCCCATCTGCCAAATCGCAGATTTCACAATTAAAGGTGAAGCGGATTTCTTGTTTTACGAGTTCTGCAAAAATTATTTAGATAACGGCGTCCTTCCTTCCACAAAAATCGTGGCTGGGATTTTGCCTGATATTAAAAAAATCAAAACACCTTATGGTCTTTACACCGATGAAGACATTCAAAACCGCGTGATCTACGTCGAAGTGTCTCGGGGTTGCCCATATCGCTGCGAATACTGCTTGTCATCTTTAGACAAAGCCGTGCGCAACTTTGAACTGACAGAGTTCCTGCAAGAGATGCAAAAACTTTTAGACCGTGGTGCGAGGCAATTTAAATTTATCGACCGTACATTCAATTTAAGCCCTACAACGTGCACAACGATCTTACAGTTCTTCTTGGATCGCATTCATTTGGGTCTTTTCCTGCATTTTGAAATGGTGCCGGATCGTTTGCCGGTGGAAATTCGCGATTTGATCAAACAATTCCCTCCAGGGGCTTTGCAGTTTGAAATCGGTATTCAAACCTGGAATCCCGAAGTGGCACATCTTGTGAGTCGTCGTAATGACTATGAAAAAGTGAAAGACAACTTCCGCTTTCTCGCTTCAGAAACGGGCGTGCACACTCATGCGGATCTAATTGCGGGTCTTCCGGGTGAAGACCTTGTCAGTTTCGGAAAAGGTTTTGATACCTTGGCGGAACTTCAACCTCATGAAATTCAAGTAGGAATCCTAAAGCGCCTTAAGGGTGCTCCGATTGCCCGTCACGATAAAGAGTGGGAGATGGTTTACTCTTCTCATCCTCCATTCCAGATTTTGCGCAACAAGAATATGGATTTTGAAACTTTGCAAAAGATGAATCGCTTTTCAAAGTATTGGGATCTTTATGCCAATAGCGGTGTCTTTAAAAAGTTTGTGAATATCTTGCGAGAACGTTCACAAACTCGTGAAGATAAATCCTTCTTCTGGGAATTTTTTGACTTCAATGAATTCTTAACGACTCGCTATGCTCAGTCCTTTGGAATTTCGCAACTGAGCCTTTTTGAAACGGCCTACACGTATCTCAAAGATCAGTTGGGCTGGCCTCAGGAAGATGCAAAAACACTGATCCTTGAAGATTACTATGCGACAGGAAAAACAGATTTGCCGAAATTCTTAAAAGACTATTCGCAAGTGAAAAAACATTCATTAGGTGATTCGTCAGACAAGACAAATATTCCTAAACGACAGCAAAGACATCTCGCGGGGAAGACAGAGACCGTTTCATAA
- a CDS encoding DUF1772 domain-containing protein, whose product MSVSVVSRYMSLLMVGLMAGNSLAFVLGMGTAMEKLSMGSYIELRQSMDTTFSAWAPLFYILITASIASNLYYLRRAWRTLEFMLVAFALVCVLDEAVMTWATHSWQLMTPLSDWDDIRSQWLRFMYIRSALLVSGFGLLLASSFFMKRSLSSPRDVFAVV is encoded by the coding sequence ATGAGCGTATCTGTAGTTTCGAGATACATGAGCCTTTTGATGGTGGGTCTCATGGCGGGTAATTCCCTTGCATTCGTGTTAGGAATGGGGACTGCCATGGAAAAGCTTTCAATGGGATCTTACATTGAACTTCGTCAGTCCATGGATACAACATTCTCGGCGTGGGCTCCGCTTTTTTATATTCTTATCACAGCTTCGATTGCTTCTAATTTGTATTATCTGCGCAGAGCATGGAGAACTTTGGAATTCATGCTTGTCGCCTTTGCCTTGGTCTGTGTTCTTGATGAGGCTGTTATGACTTGGGCAACTCATTCTTGGCAGCTCATGACGCCGTTGTCAGATTGGGATGACATTCGCTCGCAATGGCTTCGTTTTATGTATATTCGAAGCGCACTGCTGGTCTCGGGTTTTGGTCTTTTGCTTGCTTCAAGCTTCTTTATGAAACGGTCTCTGTCTTCCCCGCGAGATGTCTTTGCTGTCGTTTAG
- the ubiG gene encoding bifunctional 2-polyprenyl-6-hydroxyphenol methylase/3-demethylubiquinol 3-O-methyltransferase UbiG: protein MDSDLAKLDREIINNDVYNHLAERWYEAQDDPIALLRNQHKLELPWILEEIRRNIGYRAEILDMGCGGGFLSNDLALAGHSVTGIDLSTSSLKVAEKYDRTHTVRYMQGDIYQVPFPRESFDVVAAMDVLEHVSEPSKVIAEATRVLRPGGLFFFNTFNKNPLSWLIVIKGMEWFVKNTPKDNHVYSLFIDPNKLRDWMDDVGLELMTLRGIRPVFAQKAFFQLLRSGVVPKDFRFKFTKHPLIAYTGYAKKMREH, encoded by the coding sequence ATGGATTCGGATCTCGCGAAGTTAGACCGGGAAATTATCAATAACGATGTGTACAACCATTTAGCGGAACGCTGGTATGAGGCGCAAGACGATCCCATCGCCCTCTTACGAAACCAGCACAAGTTAGAACTCCCATGGATCTTGGAAGAAATCCGTCGCAATATAGGTTACCGTGCAGAAATCCTCGATATGGGATGCGGTGGAGGATTTCTTTCAAACGATTTGGCTTTAGCAGGTCACAGTGTCACCGGAATTGACCTTTCAACCTCCAGTTTAAAAGTAGCCGAAAAGTACGATCGAACACACACGGTACGCTACATGCAGGGTGATATTTACCAAGTGCCATTTCCAAGAGAGAGTTTCGATGTTGTGGCGGCAATGGATGTTCTCGAACACGTGTCTGAGCCGAGCAAAGTGATTGCCGAAGCTACACGAGTTTTACGCCCCGGTGGACTTTTCTTTTTCAACACCTTTAACAAAAATCCATTATCGTGGCTTATTGTGATCAAAGGGATGGAATGGTTTGTAAAAAACACACCGAAGGACAATCACGTCTATTCGCTATTTATCGATCCAAATAAATTGCGCGACTGGATGGATGACGTGGGCCTGGAGTTGATGACCCTTCGAGGCATTCGGCCCGTCTTCGCACAGAAAGCATTCTTTCAACTTTTGCGAAGTGGAGTTGTTCCTAAAGACTTTCGTTTTAAATTCACAAAGCATCCACTCATCGCCTACACAGGCTACGCAAAAAAAATGCGTGAGCATTAA
- the gstA gene encoding glutathione transferase GstA, with product MKLYFSPGACSLAPHIILEELGLSYEAESVDLRTKKTSKGDDYFKINPKGSVPSMDLPDGGLLTECAVILQFLCDKKPEMNLIPKVGSPDRYRCLEWMNYVATEMHKGLGALFATERMFPNNPSGAQDYRDGILLNMERRFAFLNSHFENNSFLMGQTYTAPDAYLFTILGWANFLKVDLSKHAHLFGFMERMMGRPAVQKAMRAEGLLK from the coding sequence ATGAAACTCTATTTTTCACCAGGCGCGTGTTCGTTGGCTCCGCATATTATTCTCGAGGAGCTGGGCCTTAGCTACGAAGCAGAGTCCGTCGATCTACGCACAAAGAAAACCTCCAAAGGTGACGACTATTTCAAGATCAATCCCAAAGGTTCCGTTCCTTCAATGGATTTGCCTGACGGCGGACTTCTTACAGAGTGCGCAGTGATTTTACAATTTTTGTGCGACAAAAAGCCTGAAATGAATTTGATTCCAAAAGTAGGATCTCCGGATCGTTATCGTTGTTTGGAGTGGATGAATTACGTAGCAACTGAAATGCATAAAGGTCTTGGCGCTCTGTTTGCGACAGAGAGAATGTTTCCGAATAATCCATCAGGTGCTCAAGACTACCGTGACGGCATTCTCCTTAATATGGAACGTCGTTTTGCATTCTTAAACAGTCACTTCGAAAATAACAGTTTCTTGATGGGACAAACTTACACGGCACCTGACGCGTATTTATTTACTATTCTAGGATGGGCTAATTTCTTGAAGGTGGATCTGTCAAAACACGCTCACCTTTTCGGTTTTATGGAAAGAATGATGGGTCGTCCAGCGGTGCAAAAAGCCATGAGAGCAGAAGGTCTTTTAAAATAG